In Leguminivora glycinivorella isolate SPB_JAAS2020 chromosome 19, LegGlyc_1.1, whole genome shotgun sequence, a single genomic region encodes these proteins:
- the LOC125236496 gene encoding uncharacterized protein LOC125236496 has translation MSTKKVLQLFLEKISSDAKFGRFNYTSPDMFTVHLKCKVGEGDTQHYNNYTKEWIAKFSAFTNTTWIVHSYFPNMKRFHYRKSFWCHRSNQNKSTTSERSKNLNCKAKVDFKVKFMNKNTIKNDLDLRMGLNMVIKIDFNHCHPLHDPENLGQLRTSNHIDSAFYEYFNDGYTPSIAKCYHELLLVEQNGPDSEAIENASVNPTLRHIIYLFQKRRPLRNVDINDAINRKVETLQKTGHVIKYYMSNQFVVIITSLMGRVVTEFSIENVLIDVTPINSGPFVMMVYVPTPFGSLPIACAVFNERNLGIYERIFLAISTAIETGFEKSFEPKLISFVSTFIKEALSLMFPSIVVKPDRFEICREFWEFICNDDNKIDKSKRHEIMQLFKSLIYADNIEEAIQIHYSLLTNDIMQPFLQKIEYVWQDWEKWMGIKDFNGKHIEAPIIFIKEFLIQNVSRLNYLS, from the coding sequence GTTATTTTTAGAGAAAATTTCAAGTGATGCCAAATTTGGCAGATTCAACTACACTTCCCCAGACATGTTCACCGTCCACTTAAAATGTAAGGTTGGAGAGGGCGACACACAGCACTATAACAACTATACCAAAGAATGGATAGCAAAGTTCTCTGCTTTCACCAACACCACATGGATTGTACACAGTTACTTCCCAAATATGAAACGGTTTCATTACAGAAAATCATTCTGGTGCCATCGGTCCAATCAAAATAAATCTACAACTTCCGAACGATCAAAGAATCTTAACTGCAAAGCGAAAGTGGACTTCAAGGTaaagtttatgaataaaaatacaattaaaaatgATTTAGATCTGAGAATGGGTCTAAATATGGTTATTAAGATTGATTTTAATCATTGTCACCCATTACATGACCCGGAGAATCTGGGTCAGTTAAGAACTTCTAATCACATTGATTCTGCTTTCTATGAATATTTTAATGATGGCTACACGCCTTCCATCGCTAAATGTTACCATGAACTGCTTTTGGTAGAGCAAAATGGACCAGACAGTGAAGCCATTGAGAATGCAAGTGTAAACCCTACTCTGCGGCATATTATATATCTATTTCAAAAGAGAAGGCCTCTCAGAAATGTAGATATTAATGATGCTATTAATAGAAAGGTTGAGACTTTACAAAAAACTGGACATGTGATTAAATACTACATGAGCAATCAGTTTGTGGTTATTATTACATCACTGAtggggcgagttgtaacagagTTCAGTATTGAGAATGTTTTAATAGATGTAACGCCAATAAATTCCGGGCCTTTTGTGATGATGGTTTACGTGCCCACGCCATTCGGGTCACTGCCTATTGCTTGCGCTGTATTCAATGAGAGAAACCTGGGCATATATGAACGGATATTTTTGGCTATATCAACGGCTATAGAGACTGGCTTTGAGAAGAGTTTTGAGCCcaaattaatttcatttgtaagTACATTTATAAAGGAAGCTTTATCCTTGATGTTTCCAAGTATAGTAGTCAAACCGGACAGGTTTGAAATTTGCAGAGAATTTTGGGAGTTTATTTGCAATGATGACAATAAAATAGACAAAAGCAAGCGACATGAAATTATGCAACTCTTCAAGTCTTTAATCTATGCTGACAATATAGAAGAAGCTATTCAAATCCATTATAGTTTACTAACCAATGATATAATGCAACCCTTTTTGCAAAAGATCGAGTATGTCTGGCAAGACTGGGAGAAATGGATGGGGATCAAAGACTTTAACGGAAAGCATATCGAGgcacctataatatttataaaagaaTTCCTTATACAAAATGTAAGTCGTTTGAATTATTTGTCATGA